One part of the Cyclobacteriaceae bacterium genome encodes these proteins:
- a CDS encoding c-type cytochrome: MSKPNSSSDATLVKLTATLVTLILVMVMLVVAMVGSLFFAPEVTAWFSTDREAIKPKLTTTNGSTIPDLWRAPDESTIPGDEAGDLIRYGKELIAHTAEYLGPNGKVAAMSNGMNCQNCHLDAGTKPFGNNYSAVASTYPKYRPRSGTEETIEKRVNDCFERSLNGSALDNDSKEMKAIVAYINWLGKNVPKGESPKGSGLVELIYLDRAASPENGKVVYEQKCVVCHGATGEGILNREGTAWTYPPLWGAKSYNLGAGLYRISRFAGYVKANMPLGATYNEPQLTDEEAWDVAAYVNSLHHPVKDLSNDWPDISKKPIDHPFGPFHDDFPEEQHKYGPFKPIVEKRKMLNKAVASK, encoded by the coding sequence ATGAGCAAGCCTAACAGTTCATCAGACGCTACCCTTGTCAAGCTAACCGCAACACTGGTTACGTTGATCTTGGTGATGGTGATGCTGGTTGTGGCCATGGTGGGTTCATTATTTTTTGCCCCGGAGGTTACAGCATGGTTTTCAACCGATCGTGAAGCCATTAAGCCGAAGTTGACAACAACCAACGGTTCAACCATTCCGGATTTGTGGCGTGCCCCTGACGAGTCAACGATTCCGGGCGATGAAGCGGGTGACCTTATCCGTTACGGTAAGGAGCTAATTGCACACACGGCCGAATATTTGGGACCCAATGGAAAAGTAGCGGCCATGAGCAACGGCATGAATTGCCAGAACTGCCACCTTGATGCGGGCACTAAGCCCTTCGGGAATAATTATAGTGCCGTGGCTTCAACCTATCCCAAGTACCGTCCGCGTTCCGGTACGGAGGAGACCATCGAGAAGCGTGTGAACGATTGCTTTGAACGTAGCCTGAACGGTTCTGCACTGGACAATGACAGTAAGGAGATGAAAGCTATTGTTGCTTACATCAACTGGCTGGGTAAAAATGTTCCGAAAGGGGAGAGCCCTAAAGGTTCAGGACTTGTTGAACTTATTTACCTGGACCGTGCCGCCAGCCCTGAAAATGGCAAAGTAGTATATGAACAGAAATGTGTGGTGTGTCATGGGGCAACCGGTGAAGGAATTCTCAACCGGGAAGGAACAGCCTGGACCTATCCGCCATTGTGGGGCGCAAAGAGTTATAACCTGGGTGCTGGCTTATACCGCATTTCACGCTTTGCCGGGTATGTAAAAGCAAACATGCCGTTAGGTGCTACCTACAATGAACCGCAACTTACCGATGAGGAGGCCTGGGATGTTGCCGCGTATGTGAACTCCCTGCATCATCCGGTTAAGGACCTTAGCAACGACTGGCCCGATATTTCTAAAAAACCAATCGATCACCCGTTCGGGCCTTTTCATGATGACTTTCCTGAAGAACAACATAAGTACGGGCCATTCAAGCCCATTGTTGAGAAGCGAAAAATGTTGAACAAAGCTGTTGCTTCCAAATAA
- a CDS encoding YeeE/YedE family protein: protein MQNTTEEFVTNPLVLEHPIECEAPNDQLTRETPIASNLKYMVVGVLFGIVFVKAEIISWYRIQEMFRLHSFHMYGVIGTAVVVGMISVWLIKKFKIRTMQGEEVVFHKKDFHWGNVIGASMFGLGWAITGACPGPLFAQIGSGFLVVLVTLLSAIAGTWFYGLLRDKLPH from the coding sequence ATGCAGAATACAACAGAAGAATTTGTAACCAATCCGCTGGTGCTTGAGCACCCGATAGAGTGCGAAGCACCTAACGATCAGCTTACGCGTGAAACACCCATTGCGTCCAATCTTAAGTACATGGTAGTAGGCGTTCTTTTCGGGATTGTTTTTGTGAAAGCAGAAATAATTTCCTGGTATCGCATCCAGGAAATGTTCCGGCTTCATTCCTTTCATATGTATGGTGTTATCGGAACAGCCGTGGTGGTGGGGATGATCTCCGTATGGTTGATAAAGAAATTCAAAATCAGAACGATGCAAGGTGAAGAAGTGGTGTTCCATAAAAAGGATTTTCATTGGGGCAATGTTATTGGCGCCTCCATGTTTGGGTTAGGCTGGGCGATAACCGGTGCTTGTCCGGGACCATTGTTCGCACAAATAGGCAGTGGTTTTTTAGTGGTGTTGGTAACGTTGTTAAGCGCTATTGCCGGAACATGGTTTTACGGATTACTGCGCGATAAACTTCCGCATTAA
- a CDS encoding YeeE/YedE family protein, producing MLEFIRQPWPWYVAGALIGLTVPALLLLGNKHFGISSSLRHICAACLPANISFFKYNWRREIWNLFFVGGVLLGGLVATQLLSNPDPIQVSVKTVNDLEALNVAVDNELMPAFIFSFENLFSLKGMVFFVLGGFLVGFGTRYAGGCTSGHSIMGLSTLQWPSLVATCCFMAGGFAMVHLIFPWLMKLF from the coding sequence ATGCTAGAATTTATTCGTCAACCGTGGCCCTGGTATGTTGCCGGAGCCCTTATTGGTCTTACTGTACCGGCATTGTTGTTATTGGGTAATAAACATTTCGGTATATCCTCTTCGTTGCGGCACATTTGTGCGGCTTGTTTGCCCGCCAATATCTCTTTCTTTAAGTACAACTGGCGCAGGGAAATATGGAATTTATTTTTTGTGGGTGGTGTGCTGTTGGGTGGATTGGTGGCTACACAATTGCTCAGTAATCCCGACCCAATTCAGGTTTCGGTAAAAACGGTTAATGATCTTGAAGCATTGAATGTAGCGGTGGATAATGAGCTGATGCCGGCTTTCATTTTCAGTTTTGAGAACCTGTTTAGCCTAAAGGGGATGGTGTTTTTTGTGCTGGGCGGATTTTTAGTGGGCTTCGGAACACGTTATGCCGGTGGCTGTACATCCGGTCATTCCATCATGGGATTGTCAACTTTACAATGGCCTTCGTTGGTGGCTACGTGTTGCTTTATGGCCGGTGGCTTTGCCATGGTTCACCTTATTTTTCCCTGGCTGATGAAATTATTTTAA
- a CDS encoding sulfite exporter TauE/SafE family protein, translating into MEILGYAASIIMGLTLGLIGGGGSILTVPILVYLFDVDPVLSTAYSLFVVGLTSAVGSVSHFKKGNVDLKTALFFGIPSIVGVYAVRKLAVPAIPDPVFTLGDFALGKGVFVMVLFAILMLLASVSMIRKQKNNGTEGAKEKKFNFPLIFAEGLIVGGITGLVGAGGGFLIIPALVLLAGLPMKQAVGTSLMIIALKSLIGFTGDLGGALEIDYTFMLVFSAFAVAGILLGSYLTRFISNEKLKPAFGWFVLVMGVYILGKELFF; encoded by the coding sequence ATGGAAATTCTGGGTTACGCAGCTTCAATTATTATGGGTCTTACGTTAGGTTTAATTGGTGGCGGTGGCTCCATTCTAACGGTGCCAATCCTTGTGTATTTGTTTGATGTTGACCCCGTACTGTCAACTGCGTATTCACTTTTTGTGGTTGGTTTAACCAGTGCGGTCGGATCAGTCAGTCATTTTAAAAAGGGTAACGTTGATCTTAAAACCGCATTGTTTTTTGGTATCCCGTCCATTGTGGGAGTTTATGCGGTAAGAAAGCTTGCCGTGCCCGCTATTCCTGATCCTGTTTTTACCCTGGGCGACTTTGCCTTAGGTAAAGGGGTTTTTGTAATGGTGCTGTTTGCTATCCTCATGTTGCTGGCATCAGTTTCCATGATCAGAAAGCAAAAAAATAATGGAACGGAGGGTGCAAAGGAGAAGAAATTTAATTTCCCGTTAATTTTTGCTGAAGGATTGATTGTTGGCGGAATAACCGGGTTGGTTGGTGCAGGAGGAGGCTTTTTGATTATTCCTGCGCTTGTTTTATTGGCCGGTTTGCCCATGAAACAAGCCGTGGGAACTTCACTAATGATTATTGCTCTAAAATCATTGATCGGCTTTACCGGGGATTTGGGCGGTGCGTTGGAGATAGACTATACATTTATGCTCGTATTTTCAGCCTTTGCCGTGGCGGGCATTCTTCTGGGGAGTTACCTGACACGGTTTATTTCCAACGAAAAATTGAAGCCCGCTTTTGGTTGGTTTGTGTTGGTTATGGGGGTTTACATCCTGGGCAAAGAGCTCTTTTTCTAA
- a CDS encoding tetratricopeptide repeat protein codes for MIFFPRLFLVMLGIGLIPVSAVQAQETIPLTAWYRNLLLPADDVPLEKHLKAKQDELLEAKEIQDDSARIFIQLEMGMLQAMQAYKYEEAMDLFLKALTLADSAAIANGQVYAYLALAHVFNETSNIEKSLQFLERARDVSLTIKDPDNLALVLNALGKAYAAAGQHDEAFESFEEALQLKDRLQQPDLEAEALSNTAQLYALQKDYSNAIDYYKQALSVRRKHRMRMAEGMLLNEIGSVYERMNNAERAYANYKAALEVFQSIDVKKGIAEAYNNIGLYYYRQKNYKQALPNFELALQAAQSAQTKAALRTSYDYLSLTCKALGDFKRALTYRELFLAMNEFMAKEESDQKLLEAQSLYALVKKEQEIEKLELAKRDRERELAEQKRVQQYLFLLIGLGVVIIMLTLYLYLLKRRSNQQLKQINETIERQNVQLQQLNATKDKFFSIIGHDIKGPLNSLTSFSNLLINHFEALSKEDIQTVAKDLDKSLKNLFTLLNNLLEWARSQTGNIDFKPAVFDITEVLQQNKELLQAQAAVKEIAILYERGVPIQVLANQQSINTVVRNLVSNAIKFTPSHGAIKLAAEQRGNEVIVSVADTGVGMNKNVLEKLFRLDAKHSTPGTANEKGTGLGLILCKDFVEKNSGKLWVESEEGRGSVFSFSINKYQGSGKDN; via the coding sequence ATGATTTTTTTTCCACGGTTGTTTTTGGTAATGCTGGGCATTGGGCTAATACCGGTGAGCGCTGTGCAGGCACAAGAAACAATTCCTTTAACGGCCTGGTACCGTAACCTTTTGTTGCCTGCCGATGATGTGCCTCTTGAAAAGCACCTGAAAGCGAAACAAGATGAACTGCTGGAGGCTAAAGAAATCCAGGATGATTCAGCCCGCATTTTTATCCAACTGGAAATGGGCATGTTGCAAGCCATGCAGGCCTATAAATATGAGGAAGCGATGGATCTCTTTTTAAAGGCACTGACATTGGCCGACTCCGCTGCCATTGCTAACGGCCAGGTTTATGCTTATCTCGCCCTTGCCCATGTTTTTAATGAAACCTCTAACATTGAAAAGAGCCTGCAATTTTTAGAACGCGCACGCGATGTAAGCCTCACTATAAAAGATCCTGACAATCTTGCACTGGTATTAAATGCCTTGGGTAAGGCTTATGCTGCTGCAGGCCAGCATGATGAGGCATTTGAAAGTTTTGAAGAAGCTTTGCAACTAAAAGATCGGTTGCAACAACCCGACCTGGAAGCCGAGGCATTGTCCAACACAGCGCAACTCTATGCTTTGCAAAAAGATTATTCAAATGCCATTGATTATTATAAACAGGCCCTCTCGGTGAGGCGTAAGCACCGCATGCGGATGGCCGAGGGGATGTTGTTGAATGAAATAGGCAGTGTTTATGAACGCATGAACAATGCGGAACGAGCCTACGCCAACTACAAAGCCGCTCTGGAAGTTTTTCAATCCATTGATGTTAAAAAAGGGATAGCCGAAGCTTACAACAACATAGGTTTGTACTACTACCGCCAGAAAAATTACAAGCAGGCTTTACCCAATTTTGAGCTGGCCTTGCAGGCGGCACAGTCTGCCCAAACAAAAGCAGCGCTGCGAACCAGCTATGATTACCTAAGCCTGACGTGTAAAGCATTGGGTGATTTCAAACGGGCCTTAACCTATCGTGAACTTTTTTTGGCCATGAATGAATTTATGGCAAAAGAAGAAAGCGACCAGAAACTGTTGGAGGCGCAAAGCCTTTACGCCCTGGTAAAAAAAGAACAAGAGATTGAGAAACTGGAGTTGGCAAAACGCGATCGTGAGCGGGAGTTGGCCGAACAAAAGCGTGTGCAGCAATACCTTTTCTTGCTTATTGGATTGGGTGTTGTAATAATTATGCTAACGCTGTACCTGTACTTGCTCAAGCGCAGGTCAAATCAGCAGTTGAAGCAAATCAACGAAACGATTGAACGGCAGAATGTGCAGCTTCAGCAACTAAACGCCACAAAGGATAAATTCTTTTCCATTATCGGCCATGATATTAAGGGACCCTTAAACTCGCTTACTTCTTTTTCGAATTTGTTGATCAATCATTTTGAGGCACTGAGCAAGGAGGATATCCAAACGGTGGCGAAGGATCTGGACAAGTCATTAAAGAATCTTTTTACACTCCTGAATAATTTACTGGAGTGGGCCCGATCGCAAACCGGGAACATTGACTTTAAACCGGCAGTATTTGATATAACTGAAGTGCTTCAACAAAACAAAGAACTTTTGCAGGCACAGGCGGCTGTGAAGGAAATTGCTATTCTCTATGAGCGAGGCGTCCCAATCCAGGTTCTGGCCAATCAGCAGTCTATCAATACTGTAGTCCGTAACCTCGTTTCAAATGCCATCAAGTTTACACCTTCGCATGGGGCCATAAAACTCGCGGCCGAACAAAGGGGAAATGAAGTTATCGTATCGGTTGCGGATACAGGTGTGGGCATGAACAAAAATGTGTTGGAAAAATTATTCCGGTTGGATGCCAAACATTCAACACCCGGTACAGCCAATGAAAAGGGAACAGGTCTGGGATTAATCTTGTGTAAAGATTTTGTAGAGAAAAATAGTGGCAAGCTGTGGGTGGAAAGTGAGGAGGGCAGAGGTTCGGTATTTTCATTTTCGATCAACAAATACCAAGGTTCTGGAAAGGATAATTAA
- a CDS encoding SH3 domain-containing protein, with the protein MGALFISSALLTAHGQSLSYHLGKADSLFAQKRYTQSIDLYRSIHNQKQYTPAMFLKMAYIEEGLDRLAPALYYLNLYYVSSHDDRVVPKIKELADKNLLEGFEFSDRERALLLYGKYHLNLSVALAALALFLMSLVVALRYRKKKLLGAWIFLLIVLTLLLLHTNLPVQSNYAIVSTPNTYLMSGPSAGASVVQIINEGHRVSITGHKDVWVKIRWRDKDAYIKADNLLVVSL; encoded by the coding sequence ATGGGTGCGCTTTTTATTTCCAGCGCGCTTCTTACAGCACACGGGCAATCGTTATCCTATCACCTCGGCAAAGCCGATTCATTATTTGCCCAAAAACGTTATACGCAATCGATCGACCTCTATCGATCCATCCACAATCAAAAACAATACACACCAGCCATGTTCCTGAAAATGGCCTACATTGAAGAGGGCCTCGACAGGCTGGCACCGGCCCTGTATTATCTCAACTTGTATTACGTGTCATCGCACGATGACCGCGTTGTTCCAAAAATCAAAGAACTGGCCGATAAAAACCTGCTGGAAGGCTTTGAGTTTTCAGATCGCGAACGGGCTTTGCTGCTTTATGGTAAGTACCACCTAAACCTGTCGGTAGCGCTGGCAGCTCTTGCCCTTTTTCTGATGAGCCTTGTGGTTGCCCTTCGTTACCGAAAAAAAAAGTTGCTTGGGGCATGGATCTTTTTGTTGATCGTGCTCACGCTGCTTTTACTGCATACCAACCTCCCTGTTCAGTCCAATTACGCAATTGTTTCTACGCCAAATACCTACCTGATGAGTGGTCCTTCGGCTGGGGCATCGGTTGTTCAAATTATCAATGAAGGGCACCGCGTTAGCATAACCGGCCATAAGGATGTGTGGGTAAAAATCAGGTGGCGCGATAAAGATGCTTATATAAAAGCCGACAACCTGCTTGTGGTATCACTTTAA